Proteins from one Mycobacterium sp. SMC-2 genomic window:
- the yidC gene encoding membrane protein insertase YidC — translation MEPLFDFFSLDFVYYPVSWIMWVWYKLFAAMLGPSNFFAWALSVMFLVFTLRALLYKPFVRQIRTTRQMQELQPQIKALQKKYGKDRQRMALEMQKLQREHGFNPILGCLPMLAQIPVFIGLYHVLRSFNRTTGGFGQPHLSVAQNRMTGNYVFTPADVAHFLDANLFGAPIGAFMTQRTGLDAFTYFSRPAVIAVGAPVMILAGIATYFNSRASVARQSPEAAANPQTAMMNKLALYVFPLGVVVGGPFLPLAIILYWFANNIWTFGQQHYVFGMIEKEDEAKKQEALQRRAANAPAPGAKPKRNPKAGQPVGNGSATPGEGEAEAGASDGEETAAKPQADKPNPSGQDGGAAGRTPRPGARPKKRKR, via the coding sequence GTGGAACCCTTGTTTGATTTCTTTAGCCTCGACTTCGTCTACTACCCGGTGTCGTGGATCATGTGGGTTTGGTACAAGCTGTTCGCCGCGATGCTGGGCCCGTCGAACTTCTTCGCGTGGGCCCTGTCGGTGATGTTCCTGGTGTTCACCTTGCGCGCGTTGTTGTACAAGCCGTTCGTGCGGCAGATCCGCACCACCCGCCAGATGCAGGAGCTGCAGCCGCAAATCAAAGCTCTGCAAAAAAAGTACGGCAAGGACCGGCAGCGGATGGCGCTCGAGATGCAGAAGTTGCAACGCGAGCACGGGTTCAACCCGATCCTCGGATGTTTGCCGATGCTCGCCCAGATCCCGGTGTTCATCGGCCTGTATCACGTGCTGCGGTCGTTCAACCGAACCACCGGGGGCTTCGGCCAACCGCACCTGTCGGTGGCCCAGAACCGGATGACCGGAAACTACGTCTTCACGCCCGCGGACGTCGCGCACTTCTTGGACGCCAATCTATTCGGGGCACCCATCGGCGCATTCATGACACAGCGGACCGGGTTGGACGCGTTCACCTACTTCAGCCGGCCGGCGGTCATCGCGGTGGGCGCGCCGGTCATGATCCTGGCCGGCATAGCGACCTACTTCAACAGCCGGGCATCGGTGGCGCGACAGAGCCCGGAAGCCGCGGCCAATCCGCAGACCGCGATGATGAACAAGCTTGCGCTGTATGTGTTTCCGCTCGGCGTGGTGGTCGGCGGCCCGTTCCTGCCGCTGGCGATCATCCTGTACTGGTTCGCGAACAACATCTGGACGTTCGGTCAGCAGCACTACGTGTTCGGCATGATCGAAAAAGAGGACGAGGCCAAGAAGCAAGAAGCGCTACAGCGTCGAGCGGCGAACGCACCGGCACCGGGAGCCAAGCCCAAGCGGAACCCCAAGGCAGGACAGCCGGTCGGTAACGGGTCGGCGACCCCCGGGGAGGGAGAGGCCGAAGCCGGTGCCTCCGACGGGGAGGAGACGGCGGCGAAGCCCCAGGCCGACAAGCCGAATCCAAGCGGACAAGACGGTGGCGCGGCCGGCCGCACTCCACGGCCGGGCGCGCGACCCAAGAAACGCAAACGCTGA
- a CDS encoding R3H domain-containing nucleic acid-binding protein produces the protein MTDADTTTETDVDTELDTRQTPEEGADELDDLEERLVAEGEIAGDYLEELLDLLDFDGDIDLDVEGNRAVVSIDGSDDLNKLVGRGGEVLDALQELTRLAVHQKTGVRSRLMLDIASWRRRRREELAALGDKVARRVLESGEREELAPMTPFERKIVHDAVAAVPGVHSESEGVEPARRVVVLHD, from the coding sequence ATGACTGACGCAGACACCACCACCGAAACCGACGTCGACACCGAACTCGACACACGGCAGACACCCGAGGAGGGTGCGGACGAACTCGACGACCTGGAGGAGCGGTTGGTCGCCGAGGGGGAGATAGCCGGCGACTACCTGGAAGAGTTGCTCGACTTGTTGGACTTCGACGGCGATATCGACCTGGACGTCGAGGGCAACCGCGCGGTGGTGAGCATCGACGGCAGCGACGACTTGAACAAGTTGGTCGGCCGCGGCGGTGAGGTGCTCGACGCGCTGCAGGAACTGACCCGACTGGCCGTCCATCAGAAGACGGGGGTTCGCAGCCGGTTGATGCTCGACATCGCCAGTTGGCGCCGCCGCCGCCGAGAGGAGTTGGCGGCGTTGGGCGACAAGGTCGCGCGGCGGGTGCTGGAGTCCGGGGAGCGCGAGGAGTTGGCGCCGATGACGCCGTTCGAGCGCAAGATCGTCCACGATGCCGTCGCGGCGGTGCCGGGCGTGCACAGCGAAAGCGAGGGCGTGGAGCCTGCGCGACGGGTCGTCGTCCTCCACGACTAG
- the rsmG gene encoding 16S rRNA (guanine(527)-N(7))-methyltransferase RsmG: MFHVKHVGPVDHTTDTPDPHEPGAPPAAAATIFGPRLGLARRYAELLAGPGVERGLLGPHEVDRIWDRHLLNSAAVAELLDEGERVIDIGSGAGLPGIPLALARPDVDMVLLEPLLRRSEFLSEVVDQLGLAVGVVRGRAEELWVRHQFGERDAAVSRAVASLDKLAKWSMPLLRPGGRMLAIKGERGREEVEQYRRVMAASGAVDARVVTCGATYLRPPATVVIARRGKPPRQQPARIRKAGNQ, translated from the coding sequence GTGTTTCACGTGAAACATGTCGGCCCCGTCGACCACACGACGGACACGCCCGACCCTCACGAGCCGGGCGCTCCGCCGGCAGCCGCGGCGACGATCTTCGGTCCCCGCCTGGGTCTCGCGCGTCGGTACGCCGAGCTGCTGGCCGGCCCCGGCGTGGAACGCGGGCTTCTGGGCCCGCACGAAGTGGACCGCATCTGGGATCGGCATCTGCTCAACAGCGCGGCGGTGGCCGAACTCCTCGACGAGGGGGAAAGGGTCATCGACATCGGCTCCGGCGCAGGACTACCCGGGATCCCGTTGGCGCTTGCCCGGCCGGACGTGGACATGGTGCTGTTGGAACCCTTGTTGCGTCGAAGCGAATTTCTCAGCGAGGTCGTCGACCAACTAGGGTTAGCCGTCGGAGTGGTCCGCGGCCGTGCCGAGGAACTGTGGGTGCGTCACCAGTTCGGGGAAAGGGATGCGGCGGTGTCACGAGCGGTTGCGTCGTTGGACAAGTTGGCGAAGTGGAGCATGCCGTTGCTTCGGCCGGGCGGGCGGATGCTGGCGATCAAGGGCGAGCGCGGCCGCGAGGAAGTTGAACAGTACCGGCGTGTGATGGCAGCATCGGGCGCCGTTGATGCCAGGGTGGTGACATGTGGCGCGACCTATTTGCGTCCCCCCGCAACCGTAGTTATAGCGCGACGCGGAAAGCCGCCGCGCCAACAGCCGGCACGAATCCGGAAGGCCGGGAACCAATGA
- a CDS encoding ParA family protein: MWRDLFASPRNRSYSATRKAAAPTAGTNPEGREPMSNPGDSPSAVHVQAPAGTEAAVAPGPGALGHPAGNVSRETADEFDTPIGAAAERAMRVLHTTYPPLRRPSHRRVLTVANQKGGVGKTTTAVNLAAALALQGLKTLVIDLDPQGNASTALGITDRQSGTPSSYEVLIGEVSVKDALRRSPHNERLFCIPATIDLAGAEIELVSMVARENRLRTALAALDDLDLDYVFIDCPPSLGLLTINALVAAPEVMIPIQCEYYALEGVSQLMRNIEMVKAHLNPQLRVSTVVLTMYDGRTKLADQVAEEVRRYFGAKVLRTVIPRSVKVSEAPGYSMTIIDYDPGSRGAMSYLDASRELAERD, from the coding sequence ATGTGGCGCGACCTATTTGCGTCCCCCCGCAACCGTAGTTATAGCGCGACGCGGAAAGCCGCCGCGCCAACAGCCGGCACGAATCCGGAAGGCCGGGAACCAATGAGCAATCCGGGAGATTCGCCGAGCGCCGTGCACGTGCAGGCGCCGGCCGGGACTGAGGCCGCGGTGGCGCCCGGCCCCGGCGCGCTGGGGCACCCCGCCGGCAATGTTTCACGTGAAACAGCGGACGAATTCGATACACCCATCGGCGCTGCCGCCGAGCGGGCGATGCGGGTGCTGCACACGACGTATCCGCCGCTGCGCAGGCCGAGTCACCGCCGGGTCCTGACCGTTGCCAACCAGAAGGGTGGCGTGGGCAAGACCACCACCGCGGTGAACCTCGCCGCCGCCCTCGCGCTACAGGGACTCAAGACGTTGGTCATCGACCTCGACCCGCAGGGGAACGCCAGCACGGCGCTCGGTATCACCGACCGGCAATCGGGCACGCCCTCCTCCTACGAGGTGCTCATCGGCGAGGTCTCGGTCAAGGACGCGCTGCGGCGCAGCCCGCATAACGAGCGCCTGTTCTGCATCCCGGCCACCATCGACCTGGCGGGCGCCGAGATCGAATTGGTCAGCATGGTGGCGCGGGAGAACCGGCTGCGGACCGCCCTGGCCGCCCTGGACGACCTCGACTTAGACTACGTCTTCATCGACTGCCCACCCTCGCTGGGACTGCTGACGATCAACGCGCTCGTCGCCGCGCCCGAGGTGATGATTCCGATCCAGTGCGAGTACTACGCGCTGGAGGGGGTGTCGCAACTGATGCGCAACATCGAAATGGTGAAGGCCCACCTCAACCCGCAGCTGCGGGTGAGCACCGTCGTCCTCACCATGTACGACGGCCGGACGAAGCTCGCCGACCAGGTCGCCGAAGAGGTGCGCCGGTACTTCGGGGCCAAGGTGCTGCGCACGGTGATCCCGCGCAGCGTCAAAGTCTCGGAGGCGCCGGGCTACAGCATGACCATCATCGACTACGACCCCGGTTCGCGCGGGGCGATGAGCTATCTCGACGCGAGTCGCGAACTCGCCGAACGCGACTGA
- a CDS encoding ParB/RepB/Spo0J family partition protein produces MTQPLRKKGGLGRGLASLIPTGPAEGDSGPATLGPRMGDAAADVLIGGPGPDLAPAGAVYREIAPSDIEPNPRQPRQVFDDEALSELVHSIREFGLLQPIVVRAVPGAATGPRYQIVMGERRWRAAQDAGLATIPAIVRETGDDSLLRDALLENIHRVQLNPLEEAAAYQQLLDEFGVTHDELASRIGRSRPLITNMIRLLKLPIPVQRRVAAGVLSAGHARALLSLEAGPEAQEELASRIVAEGLSVRATEEAVTLANRAGATAPAPQRRKPIQMPGLQEVAERLSNAFDTRVTVSLGKRKGKIVVEFGSVDDLQRIIDMMTAAKA; encoded by the coding sequence ATGACGCAGCCGTTACGCAAGAAGGGCGGCCTCGGCCGGGGCCTGGCTTCGCTGATCCCGACCGGTCCCGCCGAAGGCGACTCCGGTCCGGCGACCCTCGGTCCGCGGATGGGGGATGCCGCGGCGGACGTCTTGATCGGGGGGCCGGGGCCGGACCTGGCCCCCGCGGGCGCGGTGTACCGCGAAATCGCCCCATCCGACATCGAGCCCAACCCGCGCCAGCCGCGGCAGGTGTTCGACGACGAGGCGCTCTCCGAGCTGGTGCACTCCATCCGCGAGTTCGGATTGCTGCAGCCGATCGTGGTCCGCGCCGTGCCCGGGGCCGCGACCGGCCCGCGGTACCAGATCGTGATGGGGGAGCGGCGGTGGCGTGCGGCCCAAGACGCGGGACTCGCCACCATCCCCGCCATCGTGCGTGAGACCGGCGATGACAGTCTGCTGCGCGACGCCCTGCTGGAAAACATCCACCGGGTACAGCTCAACCCCTTGGAAGAGGCGGCGGCATACCAGCAGCTGCTCGACGAATTCGGCGTCACCCACGACGAACTGGCCTCACGCATCGGGCGGTCGCGGCCGTTGATCACCAACATGATCCGGCTGCTCAAGCTACCGATCCCGGTGCAGCGGCGGGTGGCCGCCGGCGTGCTGTCGGCCGGCCATGCCCGGGCCCTCTTGTCGCTGGAAGCCGGTCCCGAGGCACAGGAGGAACTGGCCAGCCGGATCGTCGCGGAGGGGCTGTCGGTGCGGGCGACCGAGGAGGCGGTGACGCTGGCCAATCGGGCGGGTGCGACCGCCCCGGCGCCGCAGCGGCGGAAGCCGATCCAGATGCCCGGCCTCCAGGAAGTCGCCGAGCGGTTGTCGAACGCCTTCGACACGCGGGTGACGGTCAGCCTGGGCAAGCGCAAGGGCAAGATCGTCGTGGAGTTCGGCTCGGTGGACGACTTGCAGCGGATCATCGACATGATGACCGCCGCCAAGGCCTGA
- a CDS encoding acetyltransferase, with protein sequence MSARITPLRLEAFEQLPKHARRCVYWEVDPATLGNQDHLADPEFEKEAWLSMVMLEWGSCGQVATAAGDDRSQSEPPCLGYVFYAPPRAVPRAQRFPTAPVSADAVLLTSMGIEPGQAADDLPHGLLARVIDELVRRGVRALEAFGRTPAASELQDPLSASPDVRPVLEAVGDCSVDHCVIDAEFLQDVGFVVVAPHPYFPRLRLELDKGLGWKAEVEAALERLLENAQLQEPVGAGSAAGNTLRGAEIG encoded by the coding sequence GTGTCCGCTCGAATCACACCGCTGCGCCTCGAGGCCTTCGAGCAGCTTCCCAAGCATGCCCGCCGTTGCGTGTACTGGGAGGTTGACCCGGCGACGCTCGGTAACCAGGATCATCTCGCCGACCCGGAATTCGAAAAGGAAGCCTGGCTGTCGATGGTCATGCTGGAGTGGGGTTCGTGCGGCCAGGTTGCGACGGCAGCCGGCGACGACAGAAGCCAAAGTGAGCCCCCGTGCCTGGGCTATGTTTTCTACGCGCCGCCGCGGGCGGTGCCGCGCGCGCAACGGTTTCCCACCGCGCCGGTGTCCGCGGACGCGGTGTTACTGACTTCGATGGGCATCGAGCCCGGGCAGGCCGCCGACGATCTGCCACACGGTCTGCTCGCCCGGGTGATCGACGAACTCGTCCGCCGTGGCGTTCGGGCACTGGAAGCCTTCGGACGTACGCCCGCTGCCTCCGAGTTGCAGGACCCGCTGTCGGCGAGCCCGGATGTGCGGCCGGTATTGGAGGCCGTCGGTGATTGCTCGGTGGACCACTGCGTCATTGACGCCGAGTTCTTGCAGGACGTGGGTTTTGTTGTGGTGGCGCCCCACCCGTACTTCCCGCGGCTGCGCCTCGAGTTGGACAAAGGGCTGGGCTGGAAGGCCGAAGTCGAGGCGGCGCTGGAGCGCCTGCTGGAAAACGCACAGTTGCAGGAGCCGGTCGGAGCCGGGTCTGCGGCGGGAAATACGTTGCGGGGCGCCGAAATCGGCTAG
- a CDS encoding N-acetylmuramoyl-L-alanine amidase, producing MSSPRREYGDALRCGDRSAAVTEIRATLAALGLLESPEEDLSTGRLVPPELFDAELDQAVRAFQQNRGLLVDGIVGEATYRALKEASYRLGARTLYHQFGAPLYGDDVAALQARLQDLGFYTGLVDGHFGLQTHNALMSYQREYGLAADGICGPETLRSLYFLSSRVTGGSPHAIREEELVRRSGPKLSGKRIIIDPGRGGTDHGEFMHGPSGPVSEADVLWDLASRLEGRMTAIGMETFLSRPVNRSPSDAERAATANNVGADLMISLRCESQPSPAANGVASFHFGNSHGSVSTIGRNLADFIQREVVARTGLRDCRTHGRTWDLLRLTRMPTVQVDVGYITNPHDRAMLVSTQTRDAIAEGILAAVKRLYLLGKNDRPTGTFTFAELLAHELSVERASRLGGS from the coding sequence ATGTCGAGTCCGCGCCGTGAATACGGCGATGCGCTGCGCTGTGGCGACCGCAGCGCAGCCGTGACCGAAATCCGGGCTACGTTGGCGGCCCTAGGGCTGCTGGAAAGCCCCGAGGAAGATCTTAGCACCGGCCGACTCGTGCCCCCCGAGCTTTTCGACGCCGAACTCGATCAGGCGGTGCGCGCCTTCCAACAGAACCGCGGCCTGCTGGTCGACGGCATCGTAGGCGAGGCCACCTACCGCGCGTTGAAGGAGGCGTCGTACCGGCTCGGTGCGCGCACGCTGTACCACCAGTTCGGCGCCCCGCTCTACGGTGACGACGTCGCCGCGCTGCAGGCGCGGCTGCAGGACCTCGGCTTCTACACCGGGCTGGTCGACGGGCACTTCGGCTTGCAGACGCACAACGCCTTGATGTCGTACCAGCGTGAGTATGGGCTGGCGGCCGACGGCATCTGTGGTCCAGAAACGTTGCGCTCCTTGTACTTTCTGAGCTCCCGCGTCACGGGCGGCTCACCGCATGCGATCCGCGAGGAAGAACTGGTCCGCCGGTCAGGACCCAAGCTGTCCGGCAAGCGGATCATCATCGATCCCGGCCGCGGCGGCACCGACCACGGCGAGTTCATGCACGGTCCATCGGGGCCGGTCAGCGAAGCGGATGTGTTGTGGGACTTGGCAAGCCGGCTCGAGGGACGGATGACCGCCATCGGCATGGAGACCTTCCTGTCCCGCCCGGTCAACCGCAGCCCGTCCGACGCCGAACGCGCCGCCACGGCCAACAACGTCGGGGCGGACCTGATGATCAGTTTGCGCTGCGAAAGCCAGCCCAGCCCGGCCGCCAACGGCGTCGCTTCCTTTCATTTCGGAAACTCGCACGGCTCCGTCTCCACGATCGGGCGCAACCTTGCGGATTTCATTCAACGAGAAGTCGTGGCCCGCACCGGGTTACGGGATTGCCGGACCCATGGCCGGACGTGGGATCTGTTGCGTCTGACCCGGATGCCGACTGTGCAGGTTGACGTCGGCTACATCACGAACCCGCACGATCGCGCGATGCTGGTCTCCACCCAGACCCGCGACGCAATCGCCGAAGGAATCCTGGCCGCGGTCAAGCGACTCTACCTCCTGGGCAAGAACGACCGGCCCACGGGCACCTTCACCTTCGCCGAACTGTTGGCCCACGAGCTGTCCGTGGAACGGGCCAGCAGACTCGGCGGCTCCTAG
- the trxA gene encoding thioredoxin, protein MTDGEKAGATIEVSDASFSSEVLSSNKPVLVDFWATWCGPCKMVAPVLEEIASERAGQLTVAKLDVDANPVTARDFQVVSIPTMILFKDGQPVKRIVGAKGKAALLRELSDAVPNLS, encoded by the coding sequence ATGACCGATGGCGAAAAGGCCGGGGCCACAATCGAAGTCTCTGACGCATCGTTTTCCTCGGAGGTGTTGTCCAGCAATAAGCCTGTGCTGGTTGACTTTTGGGCCACGTGGTGTGGGCCGTGCAAGATGGTCGCGCCGGTTCTCGAGGAAATCGCCAGCGAGCGAGCCGGCCAGCTCACCGTGGCCAAGCTCGACGTCGACGCCAATCCGGTAACCGCGCGCGACTTCCAGGTCGTCTCGATCCCCACCATGATTCTGTTCAAGGACGGCCAGCCGGTGAAGCGGATCGTCGGCGCCAAAGGTAAGGCGGCGCTGCTGCGCGAGCTCTCGGACGCGGTGCCGAACCTCAGCTGA
- the trxB gene encoding thioredoxin-disulfide reductase, producing MTADTVHDVIIIGSGPAGYTAALYTARAQLAPVVFEGTSFGGALMTTTEVENFPGFRDGITGPELMDQMREQALRFGADLRMEDVESVSLDGPVKSVTTAEGETVRARAVILAMGAAARYLGVPGEQELLGRGVSSCATCDGFFFRDQDIAVIGGGDSAMEEATFLTRFARSVTLVHRREEFRASRIMLDRARANDKITILTNKAVLGVEGDQTVTGLRLRDTVSGEESTLPVTGVFVAIGHDPRSELVRDVLDTDPEGYVLVQGRTTATSIEGVFAAGDLVDRTYRQAITAAGSGCSAAIDAERWLTDHVESSSAAQSDATEFPGSSEMIGVPQ from the coding sequence ATGACCGCCGACACTGTGCACGACGTCATCATCATCGGTTCGGGTCCCGCTGGGTACACCGCGGCGTTGTATACGGCGCGGGCGCAGTTGGCGCCGGTGGTCTTCGAGGGGACATCGTTTGGTGGCGCGTTGATGACCACCACCGAGGTGGAGAACTTCCCGGGTTTCCGTGACGGCATCACCGGTCCGGAGTTGATGGACCAGATGCGCGAACAGGCGCTGCGGTTCGGTGCCGACCTGCGGATGGAAGACGTCGAATCGGTGTCACTGGACGGGCCGGTCAAGTCGGTGACGACCGCCGAGGGCGAGACCGTCCGGGCGCGGGCGGTGATCCTGGCCATGGGCGCGGCGGCGCGGTACCTGGGCGTGCCCGGTGAGCAGGAGCTGCTGGGCCGCGGCGTGAGCTCGTGTGCGACCTGTGACGGGTTCTTCTTCCGCGACCAAGACATCGCGGTCATCGGCGGCGGGGACTCCGCGATGGAGGAAGCCACCTTTTTGACGCGATTCGCGCGCAGCGTCACGCTGGTACACCGGCGCGAGGAATTCCGCGCATCGCGGATCATGCTGGACCGCGCCCGGGCCAACGACAAGATCACCATCTTGACCAACAAGGCCGTGCTGGGGGTCGAGGGGGATCAGACCGTGACGGGATTGCGGTTGCGCGACACCGTCTCCGGGGAGGAATCCACCCTGCCCGTCACGGGTGTCTTCGTGGCGATCGGTCACGACCCGCGCTCGGAGCTGGTCCGGGATGTCCTCGACACCGACCCCGAGGGCTATGTGTTGGTCCAGGGCCGCACCACGGCCACATCGATCGAGGGCGTGTTCGCCGCCGGGGACTTGGTGGATCGCACCTACCGGCAGGCCATAACCGCCGCCGGCAGCGGCTGCTCGGCGGCGATCGACGCCGAACGCTGGCTAACCGACCACGTCGAATCCAGCTCGGCCGCCCAAAGCGACGCAACCGAATTCCCTGGCAGTAGCGAGATGATTGGAGTACCTCAATGA
- the sigM gene encoding RNA polymerase sigma factor SigM, translating into MGSRGDIQRERSDAELLAAHVAGDRHAFGELFLRHQRQLHRLARLTTRTAEDAEDALQDAMLSAHRGADAFRHDAAVGSWLHRIVVNACLDRLRRIKAHPTVPLEDVYPVADRTAQVETAMVVQRALMRLPVEQRAAVVAVDMQGYSVADTAALLGVAEGTVKSRCARARVRLAELLGYLNASPDLAPPMAVKQRMTDTGADG; encoded by the coding sequence GTGGGCTCCCGGGGAGACATCCAGCGCGAACGAAGTGACGCCGAGCTGCTGGCAGCCCACGTCGCCGGCGACCGCCACGCCTTCGGCGAACTGTTCCTTCGCCACCAACGACAGCTGCACCGGCTGGCCCGGCTGACCACGCGCACCGCCGAGGATGCCGAGGACGCGTTGCAGGACGCCATGCTCTCGGCGCACCGCGGGGCCGACGCGTTCCGCCATGACGCCGCCGTCGGCAGCTGGTTGCACCGCATCGTGGTCAACGCCTGCCTGGACCGCCTGCGGCGCATCAAGGCCCACCCGACCGTCCCACTGGAGGACGTCTACCCGGTGGCCGATCGGACCGCTCAGGTCGAGACCGCCATGGTGGTGCAGCGCGCTTTGATGCGGCTTCCCGTCGAGCAGCGCGCCGCGGTGGTGGCCGTCGACATGCAGGGCTACTCGGTGGCCGACACCGCGGCGCTGCTGGGCGTCGCAGAGGGCACGGTCAAGAGCCGATGCGCCCGGGCCCGCGTGCGCCTCGCCGAACTCCTCGGCTACCTCAACGCCTCACCCGACCTGGCCCCGCCCATGGCCGTCAAGCAACGCATGACGGACACTGGAGCGGATGGTTGA